From Lentisphaera araneosa HTCC2155, the proteins below share one genomic window:
- a CDS encoding PTS sugar transporter subunit IIA, with protein sequence MFNHPDLVKITSQILIVGALIFLAYVGGRITRRIGLGEIIGQISGGFVGGPLLMSYSHKLAEQYPHVEEMLKWSFPLKQVHNYAIVSFVFFMPIYLGVILFSITDETHIDRIKENWRFSSFNFISQSALAFGLVSCALYFLTDLGWPISCIAGCLAVGTSPCSAFISMSRRQVEGKFKTVWSQTVVLEAIAEVFIVFLVVNYFVDEAAAWDLRFIGKSFIIIAIISVVGFWLIRTAASNSFSSDEIKGVVNDSKLKNLLSSDTIPTVNIVFVIWSVIALVVGVSLGLKVPFMLPVIFAGVITANVHNQYIFDSLRIQDLMGFFHLIFFALLGVHLDLSTLMQKETFVIASVYFVMRLIGKLGGGYLSCSLFAARPEAKKYLPLLFIPNMGATGIAFIVLHQHSHPLLNTFINGLVPAFILSEILGAPFINWSVKKWKQILIADKQSHSQLDSSNKSSDVEKIPLESLFHDRVLLNVELRTKEDAIKMLCSELMKNGDITDLQATISLVLEREKLSTTGIGDEIAIPHCRSADVEYPMAVFAYIREGESIDWDSVDGAGVRYIILLVSPLNEPQMHIEAMKNITKSLMKPGFIDGLQVAAKRKTTLEWLKNQ encoded by the coding sequence TTGTTTAATCATCCAGATCTAGTTAAAATAACTAGTCAAATTCTGATAGTAGGGGCACTTATCTTTTTGGCCTATGTTGGAGGACGAATTACAAGACGCATCGGCTTAGGCGAAATCATTGGCCAGATTTCAGGAGGCTTCGTTGGTGGCCCACTCTTGATGTCTTATTCACACAAGCTAGCTGAACAATACCCGCATGTAGAAGAGATGTTAAAGTGGAGTTTTCCTCTCAAGCAAGTGCATAATTATGCCATTGTAAGCTTTGTTTTTTTTATGCCTATTTATTTAGGGGTTATTTTATTTTCAATTACTGATGAAACGCATATTGATCGAATCAAAGAGAATTGGCGTTTTTCAAGTTTTAATTTTATATCTCAATCAGCCTTAGCTTTCGGTTTAGTTTCCTGTGCGCTCTATTTTTTAACTGACTTAGGTTGGCCCATTAGTTGTATTGCGGGTTGCCTTGCTGTTGGAACGTCGCCATGCTCCGCATTTATTTCTATGTCGCGTAGACAGGTAGAAGGTAAATTTAAAACTGTATGGTCTCAAACGGTAGTTTTAGAAGCTATTGCAGAAGTCTTCATTGTTTTCTTAGTTGTGAATTACTTTGTCGATGAAGCGGCCGCATGGGACTTACGCTTTATTGGCAAGTCATTTATTATTATTGCAATTATAAGTGTTGTAGGTTTTTGGTTAATTAGAACCGCCGCGAGTAACTCTTTTAGTTCTGATGAAATAAAAGGTGTGGTGAACGATAGTAAACTGAAGAATTTATTATCATCTGATACGATACCGACAGTAAATATTGTCTTTGTTATATGGTCGGTGATTGCATTAGTTGTAGGTGTTTCATTAGGTCTCAAAGTTCCCTTTATGTTACCAGTGATTTTTGCGGGTGTCATTACTGCGAATGTACACAATCAATACATTTTTGATTCATTACGAATTCAAGACTTAATGGGCTTCTTTCACTTGATTTTCTTTGCCTTGTTAGGGGTTCATTTAGATCTATCAACACTTATGCAAAAAGAAACATTTGTCATTGCATCGGTTTACTTTGTGATGCGTTTGATCGGTAAATTAGGTGGCGGCTATTTATCATGTAGTTTATTTGCAGCACGACCTGAAGCCAAAAAGTATTTACCTCTATTATTCATTCCTAATATGGGAGCCACAGGGATTGCTTTCATTGTTTTACATCAACATAGTCACCCCTTGCTTAACACTTTTATTAATGGCTTGGTTCCAGCTTTTATTTTATCTGAAATATTAGGCGCGCCATTTATTAATTGGAGTGTTAAAAAATGGAAACAAATCCTTATTGCGGACAAACAGAGTCATAGTCAGCTTGATAGCTCCAATAAATCTTCGGATGTAGAAAAAATTCCATTAGAAAGCTTATTCCATGACCGTGTGCTACTCAATGTAGAATTACGAACTAAAGAAGATGCAATAAAAATGCTCTGTTCGGAACTAATGAAGAATGGAGATATTACAGATCTCCAAGCAACCATATCATTAGTACTCGAACGCGAAAAATTGAGCACAACGGGTATTGGTGATGAGATTGCCATTCCTCACTGTCGTTCAGCTGATGTGGAATACCCTATGGCAGTTTTTGCTTACATTCGAGAAGGGGAAAGTATAGATTGGGATAGTGTTGATGGGGCTGGTGTACGTTATATCATTCTTTTAGTGAGCCCTTTGAATGAACCACAGATGCATATTGAAGCAATGAAGAATATTACAAAAAGCTTGATGAAACCAGGTTTTATTGATGGTCTACAGGTTGCGGCTAAACGTAAAACGACTCTCGAATGGTTAAAGAATCAGTGA
- the grpE gene encoding nucleotide exchange factor GrpE, with translation MSEEIKDQVEEVIVDELNESVENVEETETSIDENVAEESSETVAEEVIEEPKSPEEVIADLELSMLRQRADFDNFRKRSIRDQEDARQRGKTSVLEDVLPVYDTFKMAMQATQMDNVNLDMIVQGMNMIQNMFVKAMDDMGVEEIDAQAVKFDPNIHEATSEAHSDEVEEGVVLSQTRCGYKLGERLLRPAMVVVSKGPEPEVEEEVIESEAE, from the coding sequence ATGTCAGAAGAGATTAAAGACCAAGTAGAGGAAGTCATTGTCGACGAACTCAATGAGTCTGTAGAGAATGTTGAAGAAACAGAAACATCTATAGATGAAAATGTAGCAGAAGAATCAAGTGAAACTGTTGCTGAAGAAGTGATTGAAGAGCCAAAGTCACCCGAGGAAGTTATTGCTGACTTAGAACTCTCAATGTTAAGGCAAAGAGCTGATTTTGATAACTTCAGAAAACGTAGTATTCGCGATCAAGAGGATGCTCGTCAAAGAGGTAAAACAAGTGTTCTTGAGGATGTACTTCCCGTTTATGATACTTTCAAAATGGCCATGCAAGCGACTCAAATGGATAATGTTAACTTGGATATGATTGTTCAGGGTATGAACATGATTCAAAATATGTTTGTCAAAGCTATGGATGATATGGGAGTTGAAGAGATCGATGCTCAAGCAGTGAAGTTCGATCCTAATATTCACGAAGCCACTTCCGAAGCACACTCAGATGAAGTTGAAGAAGGGGTGGTTCTCTCGCAAACACGCTGCGGATATAAATTAGGTGAAAGACTTCTTCGTCCCGCGATGGTAGTGGTTAGTAAAGGCCCAGAACCAGAAGTGGAAGAAGAAGTAATTGAAAGCGAGGCTGAATAA
- the trkA gene encoding Trk system potassium transporter TrkA has translation MKVVIIGAGEVGTGLAETLCLEKNAVVVIDLDYDLLKNLSNKFDLMIINGNGASGKVLCDANIKEANLMVAVTDSNEVNVLSCHTAKTLNPSIRTICRVNDTEYFSEDEDFDLKSFGIDHLVVPQKECAQTILDVLSGPNLKELTKLSVEGALICGFHLSPGSAMVGTQLFSFPRPDLLEKIRVCAIWRRGKLIIPRGKERFNNYDDVYVAGEKEAVLALAEWSCLDEKSVNNIVIGGATELGTHLVAALNEQGKNVTLVESDERTAENALKKLESSVNILHGDITNGDILKEAGVDVADLYLSAMGSDENNILSCLLAKRKGAEKVITIINKPDYREIISSMDNIDGCFSPRTAALNSIINLIQGENRRIGAILHRISAEVFEMTVVPKSRIVGKSISESACPRGAVFAMIFRGNVIIPATGNQTFQVGDLVVMMGEQQALKKAQALFAPKSIVGL, from the coding sequence ATGAAGGTAGTGATTATTGGTGCAGGTGAAGTAGGTACAGGTCTTGCAGAAACGCTTTGCTTGGAAAAGAATGCTGTTGTTGTGATCGACTTAGATTATGATCTGTTAAAAAACCTTTCTAATAAATTTGATCTGATGATCATTAATGGTAATGGGGCATCAGGTAAGGTACTATGTGACGCAAATATCAAAGAAGCTAATTTGATGGTGGCTGTTACTGACTCAAATGAAGTCAATGTTTTATCTTGTCATACCGCAAAGACACTGAACCCTTCAATTCGTACCATTTGCCGAGTTAACGACACTGAATATTTCAGTGAAGATGAAGATTTCGATCTCAAGAGTTTTGGGATTGACCACCTTGTGGTTCCTCAGAAAGAATGTGCTCAAACGATTTTAGATGTTTTATCTGGGCCCAATTTAAAAGAATTAACGAAGCTCTCGGTCGAAGGTGCGCTGATCTGTGGTTTTCATCTCTCACCTGGGTCAGCGATGGTGGGAACGCAGTTATTCTCTTTTCCACGACCTGATTTACTTGAGAAAATCCGAGTGTGTGCGATTTGGAGAAGAGGTAAATTGATCATTCCTCGAGGGAAAGAGCGTTTTAATAATTACGATGATGTTTATGTGGCTGGGGAAAAAGAGGCCGTTTTAGCTTTAGCGGAATGGTCTTGTTTAGATGAGAAAAGTGTGAATAATATTGTCATTGGTGGCGCGACGGAACTTGGCACTCATCTTGTTGCTGCTCTTAATGAACAGGGTAAAAATGTAACCTTAGTGGAAAGCGATGAGCGTACAGCTGAAAATGCTTTGAAAAAATTAGAGAGTTCAGTGAATATCCTTCACGGTGATATTACCAATGGAGACATTTTAAAAGAAGCGGGTGTTGATGTGGCTGACCTCTATTTATCAGCAATGGGTAGTGATGAAAATAATATTTTGAGTTGCCTTCTGGCCAAAAGAAAAGGTGCCGAGAAGGTTATTACTATTATCAACAAACCAGATTATCGCGAAATTATCTCAAGCATGGATAATATTGATGGATGTTTTAGTCCTCGAACGGCAGCATTGAATTCGATTATCAACTTAATCCAAGGAGAAAACCGTCGAATTGGAGCAATCCTCCATAGGATTTCTGCTGAAGTGTTTGAAATGACCGTCGTGCCCAAAAGTCGAATTGTTGGGAAAAGTATTAGTGAATCAGCCTGTCCACGTGGTGCGGTATTTGCAATGATTTTTCGAGGAAATGTAATTATTCCAGCAACAGGCAATCAAACTTTCCAAGTTGGTGATCTCGTTGTGATGATGGGAGAGCAACAGGCACTCAAAAAGGCTCAGGCACTTTTTGCTCCAAAAAGTATAGTAGGACTTTAA
- a CDS encoding NUDIX hydrolase — protein sequence MSYRYTCAVFVLNEEKVLLIKHKKLNRWLPPGGCVESNETPDEAALREVYEEVGVHIELLGDQVPILPEVKVVHQPIHIQVEQNPDGPNNIDFIYYAKLMDKNYTIKLNLDEALEYHWFDRLSIEELIPQHELKINALKALDFVSLKY from the coding sequence ATGTCCTACCGCTACACATGTGCCGTATTTGTCCTAAATGAGGAAAAAGTTCTTTTAATCAAGCACAAAAAGCTCAATAGATGGCTGCCGCCAGGAGGATGTGTTGAAAGCAATGAGACACCCGATGAAGCTGCCTTACGTGAAGTATATGAAGAAGTTGGGGTCCATATCGAACTTTTAGGAGACCAAGTTCCTATTCTGCCAGAAGTTAAAGTCGTTCATCAACCCATTCATATTCAGGTTGAACAAAACCCTGATGGACCAAATAATATAGATTTTATCTATTACGCAAAATTAATGGATAAGAACTATACCATAAAACTGAACTTAGATGAAGCTTTAGAATACCACTGGTTTGACCGATTAAGTATTGAAGAACTTATCCCTCAGCATGAGCTTAAAATCAATGCTTTAAAAGCCTTAGATTTTGTCTCATTAAAATATTAA
- a CDS encoding ISL3 family transposase: protein MKHISSIGIDEIHMGKRIGDKGYLIIVRDLKSGATLFVGKGKKGECLDGFMKKLKSSKANIEFVAVDLAPSFTAWIKANLPHAIIVYDHFHVIKLMNDRLNKVRRRISRELEDEDKGEIKGLRWKFNRNNEDLEETAQAEIKQCCTLFSELGITYALKEALRRIYRIKDLVFVENALQYWFEKADCSKVPELISMAKTIRKHAAGILAFWKTKITSAIMEGFNNKIGWLTRQAYGYRDEEYLILKIFDLPNLKTRQTL from the coding sequence TTGAAACATATTAGTTCTATTGGCATCGATGAAATCCATATGGGAAAACGAATTGGCGACAAAGGCTATTTGATAATTGTGCGAGATCTAAAAAGCGGGGCGACTTTATTTGTAGGCAAAGGAAAAAAGGGGGAGTGCCTAGATGGTTTTATGAAAAAACTGAAATCCAGTAAAGCGAATATTGAGTTTGTCGCTGTGGATCTAGCTCCATCTTTTACAGCATGGATTAAGGCTAATTTGCCTCATGCTATAATTGTTTATGATCACTTTCATGTCATCAAACTTATGAATGATAGGCTAAATAAAGTTCGAAGAAGAATTTCCAGAGAACTGGAAGATGAAGACAAGGGTGAAATCAAAGGTCTGCGATGGAAGTTTAACAGAAACAATGAAGACCTTGAAGAAACCGCTCAAGCTGAAATAAAACAATGCTGCACCTTGTTTTCAGAACTGGGTATTACATACGCTTTAAAAGAAGCATTGAGAAGGATTTATCGTATCAAAGATTTAGTTTTCGTTGAAAATGCATTGCAATATTGGTTTGAAAAAGCTGACTGTAGTAAAGTTCCTGAACTAATTTCTATGGCAAAAACAATTCGCAAGCATGCAGCGGGAATTTTAGCATTTTGGAAAACAAAAATTACGTCAGCAATTATGGAAGGATTTAATAATAAGATCGGCTGGTTAACAAGGCAGGCATATGGTTACCGAGATGAAGAATATCTCATACTCAAAATCTTTGATTTGCCTAATCTAAAAACTCGTCAGACTCTATGA
- a CDS encoding DUF1737 domain-containing protein, giving the protein MRVRVKDYKVVFNVEGEAFDNLVTECLNDGWELYGNPWAHQESGNPIVTLYQAISRDTAVIIEGDDVAVEE; this is encoded by the coding sequence ATGCGTGTAAGAGTAAAAGACTATAAAGTCGTATTTAATGTCGAAGGTGAAGCTTTTGACAACCTCGTAACAGAATGCCTTAATGACGGCTGGGAACTCTATGGGAATCCATGGGCCCACCAAGAATCAGGCAATCCAATCGTAACACTCTACCAAGCCATCAGCCGAGACACCGCGGTCATCATAGAAGGTGACGACGTCGCTGTTGAGGAATAG
- a CDS encoding C45 family autoproteolytic acyltransferase/hydolase, translating into MRLKELFVCLIICSVSVFADEVLYKAYGDFLNPQTEEFTRRIDYEFKANDREFDKSGRLTYLSKGDSSFTLSFSLGLLKIHVTRDKGRLQLYTPHNKTLFMSSSSESGFSLASVMTCLEGMDPKLSDDIKTLLSFEKLQNNCDVIVRKNGPIYYIYAKGVMVAEIKLKGSTLDKAKIFFQTGILNLKFSNSKRAYLVYRNSQAKTVVKPSEMDMNRSLTRSLARYIEIRHHEILQPEIKEDVKEGKHGTLRRYKGFNFVYLKGSPYEIGWQHGDFLAAESRRVIDSTLYLMGMVYTIKTGNWFMDKIREAQVRLDKYTPKEYLEELKGLAEGSKIPYEEVHLANYFPALFHCSGFTVKDEKTVDGTLYHGRVLDYMCRIGLQYNNAIFTVEKVDSLAFVNVGFAGFIGSVSGMNEEKISLGEMGGRGEGLWDGVPMPILMRMTLEKAHSLEEAKTIFSTNERTCEYYYIFADGKDKSSTAVYAKPESIEFLDPGKSHEKLPYKVPKCLMIASGSRYESLHNKVKEYELIDDQKAIDLMNAPTASLTNNLHSVLFVPEKMKLWISYAGIYHGAYDEEFIELKLSELLKKDFYLKSN; encoded by the coding sequence ATGAGACTCAAAGAGTTGTTTGTCTGTTTAATTATTTGTTCTGTATCAGTTTTTGCTGATGAAGTCCTGTACAAGGCTTATGGTGATTTTTTAAATCCTCAAACTGAAGAATTTACTCGTCGTATAGATTACGAGTTTAAAGCTAATGATAGAGAATTCGATAAATCGGGGAGATTAACTTATTTAAGTAAAGGAGACTCAAGCTTTACTCTTAGCTTTTCACTCGGCTTATTGAAAATCCATGTGACAAGAGATAAGGGGCGTCTCCAACTTTATACACCGCATAATAAAACTTTATTCATGAGTTCTTCTAGTGAGAGTGGTTTTTCTTTAGCTTCAGTTATGACTTGCTTGGAAGGAATGGACCCTAAGCTCAGTGATGATATAAAAACATTGCTATCTTTTGAAAAGCTGCAAAATAATTGTGATGTAATCGTACGTAAAAATGGGCCTATTTATTACATCTACGCGAAAGGTGTAATGGTCGCAGAAATCAAACTGAAAGGTTCTACTTTAGATAAAGCAAAGATCTTTTTTCAAACAGGCATCTTAAATTTAAAGTTTTCGAATTCTAAACGAGCTTATTTAGTTTACAGAAACTCCCAGGCAAAGACAGTTGTAAAACCTAGTGAAATGGATATGAACCGAAGTCTAACTCGATCCTTGGCAAGGTATATAGAAATCCGGCATCACGAAATTTTACAGCCAGAGATCAAAGAAGATGTCAAAGAGGGCAAACATGGGACGTTAAGGCGATATAAAGGATTCAACTTTGTCTATCTCAAAGGTTCGCCCTATGAAATTGGTTGGCAACATGGCGATTTTTTGGCTGCAGAGAGTCGTCGCGTTATTGATAGTACGCTTTATCTAATGGGTATGGTGTATACAATTAAAACTGGTAACTGGTTTATGGATAAAATTCGCGAAGCTCAAGTGCGCTTAGATAAATACACTCCAAAAGAATACCTAGAAGAATTAAAGGGTTTAGCAGAAGGTTCAAAAATCCCCTATGAAGAAGTTCACTTAGCTAATTATTTTCCGGCCTTATTTCATTGCTCAGGTTTCACTGTTAAAGATGAGAAAACAGTAGATGGTACTCTTTATCATGGAAGAGTTTTAGATTATATGTGTCGTATCGGCCTTCAGTATAATAATGCTATTTTCACGGTAGAAAAAGTAGATTCATTAGCTTTTGTCAATGTAGGATTTGCCGGTTTTATCGGCTCTGTAAGTGGTATGAATGAAGAGAAGATATCTTTAGGAGAAATGGGAGGCCGCGGAGAAGGTCTCTGGGATGGTGTCCCGATGCCTATATTGATGCGCATGACATTGGAAAAAGCCCATAGTTTAGAAGAAGCTAAAACCATTTTTTCTACGAATGAGAGAACCTGCGAGTATTACTACATCTTTGCAGACGGTAAAGATAAGAGCTCAACTGCGGTTTACGCAAAGCCCGAAAGTATAGAATTTTTAGACCCAGGTAAGAGTCATGAAAAACTGCCCTACAAAGTACCTAAGTGTTTAATGATTGCTTCGGGGTCTCGTTATGAATCGCTTCATAATAAAGTTAAAGAATATGAACTGATTGACGACCAAAAAGCAATTGACTTAATGAATGCCCCAACTGCAAGCCTAACTAATAACCTACACTCAGTATTGTTTGTGCCCGAAAAAATGAAATTGTGGATTTCATATGCGGGGATTTATCATGGGGCCTATGATGAAGAGTTTATTGAACTTAAATTATCTGAATTACTTAAGAAAGATTTTTATCTAAAGTCTAATTGA
- a CDS encoding DNA alkylation repair protein, protein MSKLLKDSYNKHFLEKLSQEIKKHDQMLDKKAFINHCVQEPWNELGLKERMKKISCAFDHHVNGNFTFKATILTKASVNFNGYTACVFPDFIEEFGLNHFTDSVKSLEKMTCYSTAEFAVRPFLELYPKKMQQQMIKWSKHQNHHVRRLASEGCRPRLPWGKALVQFKRDPQPLLIILDNLKNDPSEYVRRSVANNLNDIGKDHSEVLKSFVKANYQKVSLNCDKMLKHASRNLLKSSDKDILKIFSYPSIEHIKLLDFNMTETVNWESNLEFSFLLKTQDTSLGILRIEYEIAHLKNDGSYHSKVFKISESNFKANAKTVLRKHSFKARSVRKYYPGLHHISLKLNGKVSLRRSFHLLDPN, encoded by the coding sequence TTGTCTAAGTTACTCAAAGATTCTTACAACAAACACTTTTTAGAAAAGCTCAGCCAAGAGATAAAAAAACACGATCAAATGCTTGATAAAAAAGCATTTATTAATCATTGTGTACAAGAACCTTGGAATGAGTTAGGTCTCAAAGAGCGCATGAAAAAAATCTCATGCGCTTTTGATCATCATGTAAATGGTAATTTCACCTTTAAAGCCACCATTCTAACAAAGGCCTCTGTAAATTTTAACGGTTATACCGCTTGTGTTTTTCCAGATTTCATTGAAGAATTTGGCCTTAATCATTTTACAGACTCTGTCAAAAGTCTAGAAAAAATGACTTGCTATTCAACTGCGGAATTCGCAGTTAGGCCTTTCCTCGAATTATACCCAAAAAAAATGCAGCAGCAGATGATAAAGTGGTCTAAACATCAAAATCATCACGTTAGACGCTTGGCTTCTGAAGGCTGCCGCCCTCGTCTCCCTTGGGGAAAAGCACTCGTACAATTCAAACGAGACCCTCAGCCTCTGCTAATAATCTTAGACAACTTAAAAAATGACCCTAGCGAATACGTCCGCCGTTCAGTTGCCAATAACTTAAACGACATTGGCAAAGATCATTCAGAAGTACTAAAATCCTTTGTAAAAGCAAACTATCAAAAGGTGTCGCTTAACTGTGATAAAATGCTAAAACACGCCAGTCGAAACCTCCTAAAAAGTAGCGACAAAGATATTTTAAAAATCTTTTCTTACCCGAGTATTGAACATATTAAATTACTCGATTTTAATATGACTGAAACAGTTAATTGGGAATCTAATCTCGAGTTTTCTTTTTTACTTAAAACTCAAGACACAAGTTTAGGAATCCTGAGGATTGAATATGAAATTGCCCATTTAAAAAACGATGGCAGTTACCATTCGAAGGTGTTTAAAATTAGCGAAAGCAATTTTAAAGCTAATGCAAAAACAGTCCTAAGAAAACATAGTTTTAAAGCAAGGAGTGTTCGAAAGTACTACCCAGGCTTACATCATATTAGCTTAAAACTAAATGGAAAAGTAAGTCTAAGGAGAAGCTTTCACTTACTCGACCCTAACTAA
- a CDS encoding CTP synthase, with product MKETKHLFITGGVVSSLGKGITAASIALLLKRRGYSVKMQKLDPYLNVDPGTMSPYQHGEVYVTEDGAETDLDLGHYERYSGTPCCEHSNYTAGKIYKTVLERERKGEYLGRTVQVIPHITNEITRAISAMATDDVDIVITEIGGTVGDIESLPFMEAIRQYRHKIGAKNGLFIHLTLVPYIAAAGELKTKPSQQSVSILREIGIMPDFLVCRSERPLDPEHIDKLSLFCNVERDKVIQEVDVANTIYEVPLELIDQDVDVKILQSLDLEVNDLKIDDWRKMVETYIEPQNGIVELAVVGKYVSLADAYKSINEALIHAGIANSAKVKLRHIEAEKINQDNVAELLEGVSGLMVPGGFGHRGVQGKIDAINYARTNNVPFFGICLGMQLSVVETARHIAGLTGANSSEFDESSPAPVIDLMLDQKSVTEMGGTMRLGSYPCVLKEGTKAQAVYKSDRIDERHRHRYEFNNKFKEQLEAAGLVISGTSPDGTLVEIVEREDHPWFVACQFHPEFKSTPLDAHPLFSGFVKASLDYRK from the coding sequence ATGAAAGAAACAAAACATCTTTTTATTACTGGTGGAGTTGTCTCGTCCTTGGGCAAAGGCATTACTGCAGCATCGATTGCATTATTATTAAAACGTCGCGGTTACTCCGTGAAAATGCAAAAGCTTGACCCTTATTTAAACGTAGACCCTGGAACTATGTCGCCTTATCAGCATGGTGAAGTGTATGTAACAGAAGATGGTGCCGAAACAGATTTGGACTTAGGTCACTATGAAAGATATTCAGGTACACCTTGCTGTGAACACTCAAATTACACAGCGGGTAAAATTTATAAAACTGTTCTAGAGCGTGAACGTAAAGGTGAGTATCTAGGTCGCACAGTTCAAGTTATCCCACATATCACTAATGAAATTACTCGTGCCATTTCTGCAATGGCTACTGATGATGTGGACATTGTGATTACAGAAATTGGCGGAACCGTTGGTGATATTGAATCACTCCCTTTTATGGAAGCTATCCGTCAATACAGACACAAGATTGGCGCAAAAAATGGTTTATTTATTCACTTAACACTAGTTCCTTATATCGCTGCCGCGGGTGAGTTAAAAACTAAGCCTTCTCAACAATCTGTAAGTATTCTGCGTGAGATTGGTATTATGCCAGATTTCTTAGTTTGCCGTTCTGAGCGTCCTCTCGATCCAGAGCATATCGATAAGCTCTCTCTTTTCTGTAATGTTGAGCGTGACAAAGTAATTCAAGAAGTTGATGTAGCTAACACGATTTATGAAGTGCCATTAGAGCTCATTGATCAAGATGTTGATGTTAAAATTCTTCAGTCTCTTGATTTAGAAGTCAATGATTTGAAAATTGATGACTGGAGAAAAATGGTTGAAACTTATATCGAACCTCAAAATGGTATCGTTGAATTAGCTGTTGTAGGTAAATACGTTTCTCTAGCTGATGCTTACAAAAGTATAAATGAAGCACTTATCCATGCGGGTATCGCAAATTCTGCAAAAGTTAAACTACGTCATATTGAAGCTGAAAAAATCAACCAAGATAATGTTGCAGAATTACTTGAAGGTGTTTCTGGACTGATGGTTCCGGGTGGTTTTGGTCACCGTGGTGTACAGGGTAAAATTGACGCGATCAATTACGCTCGTACTAACAATGTTCCTTTCTTCGGTATCTGCTTAGGTATGCAACTTTCAGTTGTTGAAACAGCTCGTCATATTGCTGGTTTAACTGGAGCTAACTCAAGTGAATTTGACGAAAGTTCCCCAGCACCTGTAATTGATTTGATGTTAGATCAAAAATCGGTTACTGAGATGGGCGGAACAATGAGACTTGGCTCTTACCCTTGTGTGTTAAAAGAAGGGACAAAAGCTCAAGCAGTGTATAAGAGTGATCGAATTGATGAGCGTCACAGGCATCGCTATGAATTCAACAATAAGTTTAAAGAGCAACTTGAAGCAGCTGGTTTAGTTATTTCTGGTACGTCACCAGATGGCACTTTGGTTGAAATTGTTGAACGCGAAGATCATCCTTGGTTTGTCGCGTGTCAGTTTCACCCTGAGTTCAAGTCTACTCCTTTAGATGCTCACCCCTTGTTTAGTGGTTTTGTAAAAGCTTCTTTAGACTATAGAAAATAA
- a CDS encoding protein kinase domain-containing protein, giving the protein MRRLLKSLFKKKSKEDIFESELCYSCNSSLPIKSKFNIYKCKSCNTLNFKAFSIANIQLEEFISYGGSGAVFKSGDKAIKLVYKKDWQALKELHNEYDVFTSLKEIDKHLLPLEAFFENDIYAGLITPYEKGGTLAQYVETNGPMDFRKGLEIILQVTDALQCLYKNGFLYPDIKPQNILISASGDIQLCDYGHVSSLHSIEEDKDNISGTADFISPERLTGVKEDCRSSLYSVGLLIHYIFTAKKLYIAESLQETAEKHVKNNAASFMKVELKHLPVNFIKLVERLTDQDRNVRLGSFPEFKGLIRKQLTATPQ; this is encoded by the coding sequence ATGCGTCGACTCTTGAAAAGTCTATTTAAGAAAAAATCTAAAGAAGATATTTTTGAGAGTGAGCTGTGCTATTCTTGCAATAGTTCCCTACCTATTAAATCTAAATTTAACATATATAAGTGTAAATCCTGCAATACGCTTAATTTTAAAGCTTTTAGTATAGCTAATATTCAATTAGAAGAGTTCATCTCCTATGGTGGTTCTGGTGCTGTTTTTAAATCAGGAGATAAAGCTATAAAGCTTGTCTATAAAAAAGATTGGCAAGCCCTAAAAGAATTACACAATGAATATGATGTATTTACTTCTTTAAAAGAAATCGATAAACACCTCTTGCCACTAGAAGCTTTTTTTGAAAATGATATTTATGCTGGTCTAATTACTCCTTACGAAAAAGGAGGGACTTTAGCACAGTATGTAGAAACTAATGGTCCAATGGACTTTCGAAAGGGCTTAGAAATCATTCTACAAGTCACTGATGCACTTCAGTGTCTTTATAAAAATGGCTTTCTATACCCTGACATTAAACCACAAAATATTTTAATTTCAGCAAGTGGCGATATACAACTCTGTGACTATGGGCATGTGTCAAGCCTGCATTCAATAGAAGAAGATAAAGATAATATTTCTGGTACTGCTGATTTTATTTCTCCTGAAAGATTGACTGGTGTGAAAGAGGATTGTCGAAGCTCCTTATATAGTGTCGGATTGCTCATACATTATATTTTCACAGCTAAGAAATTATATATAGCTGAAAGTCTTCAAGAGACCGCTGAAAAACACGTTAAAAATAATGCAGCAAGCTTTATGAAAGTTGAACTGAAGCATTTACCTGTAAATTTTATTAAGTTAGTCGAGCGCTTAACGGATCAAGACCGAAATGTAAGACTAGGTTCATTTCCTGAGTTTAAGGGCTTGATTCGTAAGCAATTAACGGCCACCCCACAATAA